In Dyadobacter sp. NIV53, a single window of DNA contains:
- a CDS encoding sialate O-acetylesterase, with the protein MLPGGTISSETWQTLSVSATGMFYLLLSRGIGWYSLEINYNGIFMDRVKFGIGDVYIVAGQSNAQGYGENGNWILPAPANYPEWIVTGTQDGNCTNLLPADSYNTMNQISGFSKLAPTGNNSWCYAALGKKLSEAAGGMPIAFFNTASGGSTIKQWYQGSQNQPAPNAYTSGAQFCDVPGYTGPYIGQPYTPLRTALNYYASLYGVRAVLWHQGEADADAKISDAVYKIATSSEYQTKLEAVIAKSRADFGNTNLAWIISIASIINYKAPLDLVRNGQIASVNATLKRFTGPDTDYFNGIPSQAYRKDGTHFENSATYHFGLDSLAGKWFSTIGNNGYRILAGFVPNVTYTYNSLAETRTLTAPAGYAEYRWGTNINNPISGANTRYFYPTSAQGIKCFIKDSNGNWHMSTEITVMATPGTRISAEEKMAEDFGTDLTLYPNPVDKDMTIEFTVQNANSQVLLEIVDINGRVIKTIVENPHSKGRWKYQVNNFSETSGVIYFCRLKIDELSLVKKIITVRN; encoded by the coding sequence ATGCTTCCAGGTGGAACTATTTCAAGCGAAACCTGGCAGACTTTATCAGTTTCTGCAACAGGGATGTTTTACCTCTTACTTAGCCGTGGTATTGGCTGGTACAGTCTTGAAATTAACTATAATGGAATATTTATGGACAGGGTAAAATTTGGAATAGGTGATGTGTATATTGTCGCAGGCCAGTCCAATGCTCAGGGATATGGAGAGAATGGAAACTGGATATTACCGGCACCTGCAAACTACCCCGAATGGATAGTTACCGGCACCCAGGATGGTAATTGTACGAACCTATTACCCGCCGACTCCTATAATACAATGAATCAGATCTCCGGGTTTTCAAAACTTGCCCCTACCGGAAATAATTCATGGTGTTACGCGGCTTTAGGCAAAAAGCTATCAGAAGCCGCTGGTGGAATGCCAATTGCATTTTTTAATACCGCGTCCGGTGGCAGTACAATTAAGCAATGGTACCAAGGTTCCCAAAACCAGCCAGCACCTAATGCATACACATCAGGTGCCCAGTTCTGTGATGTTCCGGGATATACAGGACCATACATTGGTCAGCCCTACACTCCCCTAAGGACGGCTTTAAATTATTATGCCTCACTTTACGGGGTTCGGGCTGTTCTCTGGCATCAGGGTGAAGCAGATGCGGATGCTAAAATAAGTGATGCTGTTTACAAGATTGCCACCAGTAGCGAGTACCAAACAAAACTGGAAGCTGTAATTGCAAAATCAAGAGCGGATTTTGGGAATACTAACCTTGCCTGGATCATTTCAATAGCATCCATCATTAATTACAAAGCTCCACTTGATCTGGTAAGAAATGGTCAGATAGCAAGTGTTAATGCCACATTAAAACGTTTTACCGGTCCCGATACGGATTATTTTAACGGCATTCCTTCACAAGCCTATAGAAAAGACGGGACACACTTTGAAAACAGTGCTACCTATCACTTTGGGTTGGACTCTCTGGCAGGTAAATGGTTTTCAACAATTGGAAATAATGGATATCGGATTTTGGCTGGGTTCGTTCCGAACGTAACATATACCTACAATTCGCTTGCGGAGACCCGGACACTTACTGCCCCTGCTGGATATGCAGAATATCGATGGGGGACAAATATTAATAATCCCATTTCGGGGGCTAATACCAGGTATTTTTATCCTACTTCCGCACAAGGCATCAAATGTTTTATAAAAGATAGCAATGGTAACTGGCACATGTCCACTGAAATAACTGTAATGGCCACACCAGGAACCAGAATTAGTGCTGAGGAAAAAATGGCTGAAGATTTTGGCACGGATTTAACTCTTTATCCCAATCCGGTTGACAAAGATATGACCATTGAATTTACGGTACAAAATGCGAATAGCCAGGTGCTTTTAGAGATTGTTGATATAAATGGCAGAGTTATTAAAACTATAGTTGAAAACCCCCATAGTAAGGGAAGATGGAAATATCAGGTAAATAATTTTTCTGAAACATCCGGCGTCATTTATTTTTGCAGATTAAAAATTGATGAGCTATCCCTGGTCAAAAAAATAATTACTGTGAGGAATTGA
- a CDS encoding IS3 family transposase (programmed frameshift): protein MSGERRVFDKEFKLMSVELSNSRTDLSALAKELDVPPAMLYRWRRELSAKQNGSFPGNGKVILSETEQELARLRKELRDTQLERDILKKAGRHFLQERWQIFRFIKDYRKIFPIEKMCMVFKVSRSRFYTWLSSELSNAAIENQALTEKIRVIHSKSKQTYGSPRVTRELIKQDVKVSRPRVARLMKKAKIRSIVKKKFRITTDSEHKYPVVENKLNRQFKVDKIATAWVSDITYIKTTQGWLYLTMILDLADRKIVGWALSSTMKAIDTVIPAWKMACKNRSITSELIFHSDRGIQYACNEFKSLLDKNPLVIRSMSRKGNCWDNAVAESFFKTLKAECVYQNTFINKQQAAVIVFEYIETWYNKKRIHSALGYVSPKEFEELLNKQKIAA from the exons ATGTCTGGAGAAAGAAGAGTATTTGACAAGGAGTTCAAACTAATGAGTGTTGAACTAAGCAACAGCCGCACAGACCTTAGTGCATTGGCAAAAGAATTAGATGTTCCGCCGGCAATGCTATACCGCTGGCGCAGAGAACTTTCTGCGAAACAAAATGGCAGCTTCCCTGGCAACGGAAAGGTGATTTTGAGCGAAACGGAACAGGAATTGGCCCGGCTAAGGAAAGAACTTCGTGACACACAACTTGAACGAGATATCTTAAAAAAGGCTG GTCGGCATTTTCTCCAGGAGCGATGGCAAATATTCCGGTTCATAAAGGATTACCGGAAAATATTTCCCATTGAGAAAATGTGCATGGTTTTTAAGGTAAGCAGAAGCAGGTTTTATACTTGGTTGAGCAGTGAATTATCAAATGCAGCCATTGAAAACCAGGCTCTTACTGAAAAAATCAGGGTTATTCATAGTAAAAGTAAACAAACATACGGAAGCCCCAGGGTCACTCGGGAGTTGATTAAGCAGGATGTAAAAGTGTCTCGTCCGAGGGTTGCCAGACTGATGAAAAAAGCAAAAATAAGAAGCATTGTTAAGAAAAAATTCCGCATCACAACGGATTCTGAGCATAAATATCCGGTTGTGGAAAATAAGCTTAACAGGCAATTCAAAGTGGATAAAATAGCCACTGCGTGGGTATCTGATATAACGTATATTAAGACGACACAAGGCTGGCTATATCTCACCATGATACTGGATTTAGCTGATAGGAAAATAGTAGGATGGGCACTTAGCTCAACCATGAAAGCCATTGATACTGTGATACCTGCATGGAAAATGGCTTGTAAAAATAGAAGTATTACAAGTGAATTAATTTTCCACTCGGATCGGGGAATTCAATATGCTTGCAATGAATTTAAAAGCTTGCTGGATAAAAACCCCCTTGTTATTAGAAGCATGAGTCGAAAGGGAAATTGCTGGGATAATGCGGTTGCAGAGAGCTTTTTTAAGACTTTAAAAGCAGAATGTGTTTACCAAAATACCTTTATCAATAAGCAGCAGGCGGCAGTAATTGTATTCGAGTATATTGAAACCTGGTATAATAAAAAAAGGATTCATTCTGCTCTAGGATATGTCTCACCGAAAGAATTTGAAGAACTTTTAAACAAACAGAAAATTGCGGCTTAA
- a CDS encoding IS5 family transposase — translation MNKQFLELTDPQWEAILPFFNLKRKRKLDLRQVMNALLYVVRTGCQWRNLPAQWPNWQAVYYYFDKWKRNGLFERINRVVNQLDRKNQEREEYPSIFCIDSQSVKLSPGIFEDRGIDANKKVNGRKRQLLVDSGGRLWAAHVHAGNIGDGPAALALVPHILYYSDRLEKIYGDQAYNGVFAKNINEFGFDFEKASRPESAKGFVPVAKRWVVERSISWTNYFRRLVKDYEYTTSSSVAWLYLANTQLMLQRICLKNQT, via the coding sequence GTGAACAAACAGTTTTTGGAACTGACCGATCCCCAATGGGAGGCAATTTTACCATTTTTTAATTTAAAAAGAAAAAGAAAATTAGATCTTAGGCAGGTGATGAATGCCTTACTTTATGTAGTCCGAACTGGTTGTCAGTGGAGAAACCTTCCTGCTCAATGGCCAAATTGGCAAGCTGTTTACTATTATTTTGACAAGTGGAAACGTAATGGATTATTTGAAAGGATCAACCGCGTCGTTAATCAACTGGATAGAAAAAATCAAGAAAGAGAAGAATATCCTTCCATATTTTGCATTGATAGTCAAAGTGTTAAACTGTCACCAGGAATTTTTGAAGATCGTGGAATTGATGCAAACAAAAAAGTTAACGGGCGTAAAAGACAGTTACTTGTTGACAGCGGTGGTCGCCTTTGGGCTGCCCATGTCCACGCAGGTAATATTGGAGATGGACCAGCAGCTCTAGCACTAGTACCACATATTTTGTATTATAGTGATCGTCTTGAAAAAATATATGGAGACCAAGCGTATAACGGCGTATTTGCTAAAAATATAAATGAATTTGGTTTCGATTTTGAAAAAGCTTCCCGTCCAGAATCAGCAAAAGGATTTGTTCCAGTGGCAAAACGGTGGGTGGTAGAAAGAAGCATATCTTGGACTAATTATTTCCGCAGGCTAGTCAAAGACTATGAATATACCACATCTTCGTCAGTTGCATGGCTATATTTAGCAAATACCCAATTAATGTTACAACGAATATGTCTTAAAAACCAAACTTAA
- a CDS encoding acyltransferase: protein MQTSKPTTIILQTKSHFEILDGLRGVAALAVVTFHFMEWVYTDPSRNFIGHGFLAVDFFFCLSGFVIGYAYDDRIAKMGVLKFFKLRIIRLHPLVVAGSVLGLLAFLFDPFGGHPELYSTGKIILAFLCSVLLIPLPVIADRGFNLFSFNAPSWSLFWEYAANIVYAIGLYRISRSFLLLLTILSAVAICVVGYRSGNLLGGWSGPTFWDGAARISYSFLAGLLIYRANWIIKNKLGFTGLAMLLLLAFIMPFSKWNWLSEPLVVLFYFPILIALGAGATLTHGLKKVCLFSGKISYPLYMTHYAVLWMFGNYYTSHKPGTTQLALIIIAGIVLLVGAAYLVMVIYDIPVRKYLSNKWNEKVAKQTIGI from the coding sequence ATGCAAACCAGCAAACCCACCACAATAATCCTCCAAACCAAATCCCATTTCGAAATTCTCGATGGATTAAGAGGAGTTGCCGCCCTGGCCGTCGTAACATTTCATTTTATGGAATGGGTTTATACGGATCCCAGCAGGAATTTTATTGGACATGGGTTTTTGGCTGTCGATTTCTTCTTTTGCCTTTCGGGGTTTGTGATCGGATATGCTTATGACGATCGTATAGCGAAAATGGGCGTTCTTAAGTTTTTTAAATTGAGGATTATCAGGTTGCATCCGCTGGTGGTAGCAGGATCTGTATTAGGCCTGCTGGCATTTTTGTTCGATCCGTTTGGCGGCCATCCCGAATTGTACAGCACCGGTAAGATCATTCTGGCATTTTTGTGTTCTGTCCTGCTAATTCCCTTGCCCGTCATAGCCGACCGTGGTTTTAACCTGTTCAGTTTCAATGCTCCGTCGTGGTCGTTGTTCTGGGAATATGCTGCCAATATTGTTTACGCAATTGGGCTTTACCGTATCAGCCGTAGCTTCCTGCTGTTGCTGACCATACTTTCGGCTGTGGCAATCTGTGTTGTAGGTTATCGTTCCGGCAATTTACTGGGCGGATGGAGCGGCCCAACTTTTTGGGACGGAGCTGCCCGGATTTCATACTCGTTTTTAGCAGGATTGCTTATTTACCGTGCCAATTGGATCATTAAAAATAAGCTGGGATTTACGGGGCTGGCTATGTTATTGCTCCTGGCCTTTATCATGCCATTTTCAAAATGGAACTGGTTATCCGAGCCTCTGGTCGTACTGTTTTACTTTCCCATACTGATCGCTTTGGGCGCAGGGGCTACTTTAACGCATGGATTAAAAAAGGTTTGTTTGTTTTCGGGAAAGATCTCCTACCCGTTGTACATGACTCATTATGCGGTGTTATGGATGTTCGGTAATTATTACACGAGCCATAAACCGGGTACCACACAACTGGCTCTCATCATCATAGCCGGAATTGTGCTGCTCGTCGGAGCCGCGTACCTGGTCATGGTCATTTATGATATCCCTGTAAGGAAATATTTAAGCAATAAATGGAATGAAAAGGTTGCCAAACAAACGATAGGTATTTAA
- a CDS encoding helix-turn-helix domain-containing protein → MSIISLKTGKANAICKVLDCQPADIPEYVEELVTTEG, encoded by the coding sequence TTGTCGATTATTTCATTAAAAACAGGCAAAGCGAATGCTATTTGTAAAGTACTTGACTGCCAACCGGCTGATATTCCTGAATATGTTGAGGAATTGGTAACTACAGAAGGTTAG
- a CDS encoding amidohydrolase has product MEPRSISRKSFIKSSAVILAGGSFIGTTPAATNEEEAKPVKTDKSFTLKNVRLETGFEYDEEGEVVHTRTDLFHVQIDDGKIKAILPNKPDANAIDAKGLLMLPPFRDMHIHLDKTFYGLPWKAKSARNKTVKDMIAYEQQIIPELLKTSTARTEKLIELLQSHGTNYARSHVNIEPTSGLNSLKNLQKALENKKDSFQAELVAFPQHGIYYTKSEELMKEAAKMEIDFIGGLDPYSIDGAIEKHMDFVVQLALDNNKGIDIHLHESGESGIKTINYLIDKVNENPVLKGKTFVSHSFALANLDKVKTEETAENLANAKVGIASTIPFGSTIMPIPLLYKHGVDVVAGNDCIVDWWSTFGTGSILQKANLAAQLYGYRTEFDLSRILKLATHNVLPLDDKGIQSWPKAGDEASMVLIDASCSAEAVSRVSPVKSLIHCGKIVY; this is encoded by the coding sequence ATGGAACCACGATCAATTTCCCGAAAAAGTTTTATTAAAAGTTCGGCCGTTATACTTGCAGGTGGTTCGTTTATTGGGACTACACCAGCAGCTACAAATGAGGAAGAAGCAAAGCCAGTCAAAACGGATAAGTCTTTTACTTTAAAAAACGTAAGGCTTGAAACAGGTTTTGAATATGATGAAGAAGGCGAAGTTGTGCATACCAGAACTGATCTGTTTCATGTACAGATCGATGATGGAAAAATTAAAGCAATCCTTCCCAATAAACCTGATGCAAATGCTATTGACGCAAAAGGACTGCTTATGCTTCCGCCATTCAGGGATATGCACATTCATCTTGATAAAACTTTTTATGGACTTCCCTGGAAAGCTAAGTCGGCCAGGAATAAAACAGTAAAGGATATGATTGCTTACGAACAGCAAATTATACCTGAACTGCTTAAAACTTCAACCGCCCGCACGGAAAAACTCATTGAGCTTTTACAGTCGCACGGTACAAATTATGCGAGATCTCATGTGAATATAGAGCCCACTTCCGGACTTAATTCCTTGAAAAATCTTCAAAAAGCTCTTGAAAACAAGAAAGATTCATTCCAGGCTGAGCTGGTTGCATTTCCCCAGCATGGCATATATTATACGAAGTCAGAAGAACTGATGAAAGAGGCTGCCAAAATGGAGATTGATTTCATTGGCGGACTGGATCCTTACAGTATAGACGGGGCAATAGAAAAACACATGGATTTTGTTGTTCAGCTTGCACTTGACAACAACAAAGGCATTGATATTCATCTGCATGAAAGTGGCGAATCGGGTATAAAAACAATCAATTACCTGATTGATAAAGTAAATGAAAATCCGGTATTGAAAGGCAAAACATTTGTAAGTCACAGTTTTGCACTTGCTAACCTGGATAAAGTTAAAACAGAAGAAACGGCTGAAAACCTTGCCAATGCGAAAGTAGGAATTGCGTCTACTATTCCGTTCGGAAGTACGATTATGCCGATTCCGCTATTATACAAACACGGCGTGGATGTCGTGGCCGGAAACGACTGTATAGTAGATTGGTGGAGTACTTTTGGCACCGGAAGCATTCTTCAGAAAGCCAACCTTGCAGCACAGTTATATGGTTACCGTACGGAATTCGACCTGTCGAGAATCCTGAAACTGGCTACTCATAATGTCCTTCCACTGGATGACAAAGGAATCCAGAGCTGGCCGAAAGCAGGCGACGAAGCCAGTATGGTTCTGATCGACGCAAGCTGTTCGGCAGAAGCAGTTTCCAGGGTTTCACCCGTTAAATCACTGATTCACTGTGGGAAAATTGTGTATTGA